AATGAAAACTCCCCGGGCTGAAGCCCGGGGTTTCGGCCCTGTGGCATAATCTGACTATGGGTTTTTTCGCTGATCACGGATGTACTTCTTAACGATAGCTTCATTGACTTGGCCGACCGTTTCGGCAAAATACCCATCCGCCCAGAAGCTCTCTCCCCACAAGAATTCCTCCAATTCCGGATATTCTTTTCTCAACACCCGACTCGTTCCCCCTTTGAAGATTTGCACAACTTCGGCCACACTGTTCTTAGGAGGAACCTGCACAACGATATGGAGGTGATCATCTTGAATCGCGATCTCGCTGATCCACCAATTGTTCATCCGACAG
The nucleotide sequence above comes from Acidobacteriota bacterium. Encoded proteins:
- the tnpA gene encoding IS200/IS605 family transposase, giving the protein AKLAKWRQIRHNLAMVRYATGAHTKHRLQYHLVWIPKYRKRVLQGKIAIRLKKLLYEACRMNNWWISEIAIQDDHLHIVVQVPPKNSVAEVVQIFKGGTSRVLRKEYPELEEFLWGESFWADGYFAETVGQVNEAIVKKYIRDQRKNP